A part of Vulcanisaeta moutnovskia 768-28 genomic DNA contains:
- a CDS encoding GlcG/HbpS family heme-binding protein, with protein sequence MSAPRFLTLDIARKMIDAMIRYAQDNKVLPGSFAVVDEGGHVIAAERRDNGLSATFDIAIDKAWTAATMKTSARVLEVITRGQGWRLNVKYNGRLTIIPGSVPVISGNRVIGGIGHSGGSAEEDEAIAQAGLSAFYREDHIDFIGEDRLRSLRKVADAVINHVMEKKLHPVVITIVDEWGWPVLIYRMDGASYGYLEVSRDRAWTAAAFKLPSDEVPNYTGTEHGSEWNERLNTSAGGVPFRLQGLLFAIGIAGNKPQEDKEIAISVLKSIGVELPV encoded by the coding sequence ATGAGTGCGCCGAGATTCTTAACTCTTGATATTGCTAGAAAAATGATCGATGCAATGATTAGGTATGCTCAGGATAATAAGGTGCTACCAGGTAGTTTCGCTGTGGTAGATGAGGGTGGTCATGTGATTGCAGCTGAACGTAGGGATAATGGGCTATCAGCAACCTTTGATATTGCAATTGACAAGGCTTGGACAGCAGCAACAATGAAGACATCGGCTAGGGTTCTTGAGGTTATCACGAGGGGGCAGGGTTGGAGACTCAATGTTAAGTACAATGGTAGGCTCACAATAATTCCCGGCTCAGTGCCCGTGATCTCAGGCAATAGGGTTATTGGCGGTATAGGGCATAGTGGTGGTTCTGCTGAGGAGGATGAGGCAATAGCGCAGGCAGGGTTGAGCGCATTTTATAGGGAGGATCACATAGACTTCATTGGCGAGGATAGACTTAGGTCATTAAGGAAGGTAGCAGACGCCGTGATCAATCACGTCATGGAGAAGAAGTTACACCCAGTAGTCATAACAATAGTTGATGAATGGGGATGGCCAGTATTAATATATAGAATGGATGGTGCATCATACGGTTATTTGGAGGTTTCTCGTGATAGAGCATGGACCGCCGCAGCCTTTAAATTGCCATCTGACGAAGTTCCTAACTATACAGGTACTGAGCATGGTAGCGAATGGAACGAGAGACTAAATACATCAGCAGGTGGTGTACCCTTTAGATTACAGGGATTATTATTTGCAATTGGCATTGCGGGTAATAAACCACAGGAAGATAAGGAAATAGCGATTTCAGTACTAAAGAGCATAGGGGTAGAATTACCAGTCTAA
- a CDS encoding MBL fold metallo-hydrolase: protein MVKWIKLTVINDNKPNSSLLNDWGWSILIETDKWVLLYDADTEPRIMENNIKALGIDLNRIDAAFLSHYHADHYGGFKYISEIRRGLIVYVPDVDDVLRRWGLNPVTVRDSKEVLEDAVTTGVMSGMGVYEHSLIIKLSGYGSVVVVGCSHPGIDNIVKRSHELLGDVYLIIGGFHGPSRQQLDVVAKYSRYVCPAHCSGDEARHYVSVAYRDKYCDVKTGTVIILPMS from the coding sequence ATGGTAAAGTGGATTAAGTTAACTGTAATTAATGATAATAAGCCAAACTCATCACTACTGAATGATTGGGGATGGAGCATACTCATTGAGACAGATAAATGGGTGCTTCTTTATGATGCTGATACGGAACCGAGGATTATGGAGAATAACATTAAGGCCTTGGGCATAGACCTCAATAGAATCGATGCAGCCTTTCTTAGTCATTATCACGCAGATCACTACGGCGGATTTAAATATATTAGTGAAATTAGGAGAGGATTGATTGTCTATGTTCCTGATGTGGATGACGTACTGCGTAGGTGGGGCCTCAACCCAGTTACAGTTAGGGATTCGAAGGAGGTACTTGAGGATGCCGTTACGACGGGTGTCATGAGTGGTATGGGTGTTTATGAACATTCATTAATTATTAAATTGAGCGGTTATGGTTCTGTTGTTGTGGTTGGTTGTTCCCACCCTGGCATTGACAATATCGTGAAGAGAAGCCATGAGTTGCTCGGTGATGTTTACCTGATAATTGGTGGTTTCCACGGCCCATCTAGGCAACAACTTGATGTTGTCGCTAAGTACTCAAGGTATGTATGCCCAGCGCATTGCTCTGGCGATGAGGCTAGACACTACGTGAGCGTGGCTTATAGGGATAAGTATTGCGATGTTAAGACCGGTACTGTAATTATCCTACCAATGAGTTGA
- a CDS encoding radical SAM protein: MANHVFGPVPSRRLGRSLGVNVVPLKYCNFNCIYCQLGRTRHVINNLRMFYPPEDIIKELEIATRTRNYDYLTFIGDGEPTLYAGLGKLIQWARNNQDKPLAILTNGAKLIDEGIRTWLSELDVVKVSTDAGNEKTFRLINRPHREITFDRFVEGIERFREVFSGQIWTEIMLVQGVNDNEDEIERIGDALSRYRPDRVYMMVPTRPPAESWVKPPTSDVLMNLARVLSRYVNSSRIFIIDYIERGEFHIDRDDPVNSLLSILKIQPMTIDQIMDVIKRNNLDMSILDEIRNSTKEVVFNGIKYLVYSGV, encoded by the coding sequence ATGGCTAATCATGTCTTTGGGCCTGTACCTTCACGTAGATTGGGCAGATCATTGGGCGTCAACGTTGTCCCGCTTAAGTACTGCAATTTCAACTGCATATACTGCCAACTCGGTAGGACAAGGCATGTAATAAATAACTTAAGAATGTTTTATCCACCAGAGGATATAATTAAGGAGTTAGAGATAGCTACGAGGACCAGGAATTATGATTATTTAACATTTATTGGTGATGGGGAACCAACACTATATGCTGGACTTGGAAAGCTAATACAATGGGCTAGGAATAATCAGGATAAGCCATTAGCAATACTGACTAATGGGGCTAAGTTAATTGATGAAGGAATCAGGACTTGGTTAAGTGAATTAGACGTGGTTAAGGTTAGTACAGATGCAGGGAACGAGAAAACGTTTAGGCTAATCAATAGACCACATAGGGAAATAACCTTCGATAGGTTCGTAGAGGGTATTGAGAGATTCCGTGAGGTATTTAGTGGGCAGATATGGACTGAGATAATGCTTGTGCAGGGAGTGAATGATAATGAGGATGAAATAGAACGTATTGGTGATGCCCTAAGTAGGTACAGACCGGATAGAGTCTACATGATGGTGCCCACAAGACCACCCGCTGAGTCCTGGGTTAAGCCACCAACATCCGATGTATTAATGAACCTCGCTAGGGTGCTTTCGAGGTATGTGAATAGTAGTAGGATATTCATAATAGATTATATTGAGAGAGGGGAGTTTCATATAGATAGGGATGATCCAGTAAATAGTTTGCTAAGTATTCTTAAGATTCAACCAATGACTATCGATCAGATAATGGATGTTATTAAGAGGAATAACCTGGATATGTCGATTCTTGATGAAATAAGGAACTCCACAAAGGAGGTTGTGTTTAACGGCATTAAGTACTTAGTTTATTCCGGTGTGTGA
- a CDS encoding helicase HerA domain-containing protein, with amino-acid sequence MQRGDSEDSAIDRLGINKLGDILGTVERSINENSRLILTISSRLGHNELISKLFIGSYIVVLDFSTNNEVLLRVSKVESTINPPLSIRGTNSTYIKVISDFVISRIKNNGSYRYTTLLIIPVNGSLVIYPSGDVIREFIGLVGNLMFGKTMINGYDIPIMLNESVLSKGLLITGQPGCGKSFFIKKLIKGLHSIGDYENIIILDRTGEYPKGLIEDGIDVSALVPLDLMKLNRPIDIDELKKYIVDKLRILGFRSKRARITMSMSKNDGIEFNVDFQRKDFGKLSIMPLSIRFRWFIERAINYLDPEIKYVITTLMMENEKALNTAQSFISVIKDPELLNTIGRSPINKAIDLAYSLKDTGYFDALVNVGGDNIDISIFSPIRILKNRIAVIDLHELPDSLMNIYETILIEDITKWFMGSKDNRVIMIVDNAEGLMSNKDLLNSLINSMRIGRTHGVFFIIATRLFSRKLYREFGNLVIMRMNSSLKLSNCPEGMNLLNNEFILLSPWLNINCIKGSIA; translated from the coding sequence ATGCAGAGAGGTGATTCTGAGGATAGCGCCATTGATAGGTTGGGCATTAATAAATTGGGCGATATATTAGGAACTGTTGAGAGAAGCATTAATGAAAATAGTAGATTGATATTAACGATAAGTTCAAGACTTGGTCATAATGAACTGATTAGTAAGCTCTTCATTGGATCGTACATAGTCGTTCTTGATTTCTCAACAAACAATGAGGTCTTGCTTAGAGTTAGTAAAGTCGAGAGTACTATCAACCCACCACTTTCAATAAGGGGTACAAACTCAACATATATTAAGGTTATTAGTGACTTCGTTATTTCACGAATTAAGAATAACGGATCCTACAGATACACAACATTGCTTATAATACCTGTTAACGGCAGTTTAGTTATTTACCCAAGTGGTGATGTTATTAGGGAATTTATTGGACTAGTAGGTAATTTAATGTTCGGTAAGACAATGATTAATGGCTATGATATACCAATAATGCTTAATGAAAGTGTATTGAGTAAGGGATTATTAATAACGGGCCAGCCAGGTTGCGGTAAGTCATTCTTCATTAAAAAATTGATTAAGGGATTACATTCAATAGGTGATTATGAAAACATAATAATACTTGATAGGACTGGTGAGTATCCAAAGGGCCTTATTGAGGATGGCATAGATGTCTCAGCATTAGTACCACTGGATCTTATGAAGTTGAATAGGCCAATAGATATTGATGAGTTGAAGAAGTACATTGTTGATAAGTTACGTATTTTAGGCTTTCGGAGTAAGAGGGCTAGAATTACAATGAGCATGTCCAAGAATGATGGTATTGAATTTAACGTTGATTTCCAGAGGAAGGATTTTGGGAAGTTGAGTATTATGCCATTATCGATTAGGTTTAGGTGGTTCATTGAGAGAGCTATTAATTATTTAGATCCTGAGATTAAGTATGTCATTACTACGTTGATGATGGAAAATGAGAAGGCCCTTAATACGGCTCAGAGTTTCATTAGCGTCATCAAGGATCCCGAACTACTTAATACTATCGGTCGATCACCAATAAATAAGGCCATTGATCTTGCGTATTCATTAAAGGATACTGGTTACTTTGATGCATTGGTAAATGTAGGCGGCGATAACATTGACATTTCTATCTTTAGTCCAATAAGGATATTGAAGAATAGGATTGCTGTAATTGATCTTCATGAATTACCTGACTCATTAATGAATATATATGAGACCATACTCATTGAAGACATTACCAAGTGGTTCATGGGATCTAAGGATAATAGGGTTATTATGATTGTTGATAATGCTGAGGGTCTCATGAGCAATAAGGATCTATTGAATTCATTAATTAATAGCATGAGGATTGGCAGAACCCATGGTGTATTCTTCATAATTGCTACAAGGCTATTCTCACGGAAACTGTATAGGGAATTTGGAAACCTGGTTATTATGAGGATGAATAGTTCACTAAAGCTTAGTAATTGCCCTGAGGGTATGAACCTACTTAATAATGAGTTCATTCTCCTATCTCCGTGGTTAAACATTAACTGTATAAAGGGTTCAATAGCGTAA
- a CDS encoding NAD(P)/FAD-dependent oxidoreductase, which translates to MPEPLNFDIAIIGGGIAGVSIARELSQYNVNVVVIDMHDDIGLESTSTNHNLVCQGGDSLSFRPGTLHAELNIKSIPLWPKLAEELNFPLKRIGGLWLIRDKADFKRYLRLYSRAFKSSLEPNAPYYIPEGSFQPLEFVDRKRLLDMEPYIMPNALGALHDPNLCITDPVKVAKALAENAKANGVEFLLKQEVTKIERQGITYSIYTKQGLIVKSIFVINASGIGVDRIAEMIGARNFSIVPLKGTLTDFDEEVGKLISHEVHVLPRMEDLPHVKAVLPNIYGLARSGIYLELTYRSDKAVHEEAVNHNIKVAKELFPEIPFERHVVKSFTGFMAYTNADTGWHDFVVDIPDYVPNWINIVLGPAGVSASPMLGKKVIELLMQSGLRLEPKRNFDPRARRGVLS; encoded by the coding sequence ATGCCAGAACCACTTAATTTTGATATTGCCATTATTGGTGGTGGTATTGCCGGTGTGTCCATAGCTCGTGAATTGTCTCAATATAATGTTAATGTTGTTGTTATTGATATGCATGATGATATTGGTCTAGAAAGTACATCAACAAACCATAACTTGGTCTGCCAGGGTGGTGATTCTTTGTCATTCAGACCAGGTACACTCCATGCTGAATTGAATATTAAGAGCATACCGCTTTGGCCGAAACTCGCTGAAGAGTTGAATTTTCCATTGAAGAGAATTGGTGGTCTTTGGCTAATTAGGGATAAGGCCGATTTCAAGAGGTACCTAAGACTTTACTCAAGGGCTTTTAAGTCCTCACTTGAGCCAAATGCGCCTTATTATATTCCTGAAGGTAGCTTTCAACCACTCGAGTTTGTGGATAGAAAACGGCTTCTGGATATGGAGCCGTACATTATGCCAAATGCCCTGGGTGCACTGCATGATCCAAATCTATGTATTACAGACCCAGTTAAGGTTGCTAAGGCTCTTGCTGAGAATGCTAAGGCTAACGGTGTTGAGTTCTTACTTAAGCAGGAGGTTACTAAGATTGAAAGGCAGGGTATAACGTATAGTATCTATACAAAGCAGGGATTAATCGTTAAGTCGATCTTCGTCATTAATGCCTCCGGCATTGGGGTTGATAGAATTGCTGAGATGATTGGTGCGAGAAACTTCTCAATAGTTCCATTGAAGGGTACATTAACAGACTTTGATGAAGAGGTTGGTAAATTAATAAGTCATGAGGTTCATGTACTGCCTAGGATGGAGGACTTACCTCATGTAAAGGCTGTATTACCTAACATCTATGGGCTTGCCAGGTCAGGTATTTACCTAGAACTCACGTATAGGAGTGATAAGGCTGTTCATGAAGAGGCTGTTAATCATAATATTAAGGTTGCTAAGGAATTATTCCCAGAAATACCCTTTGAAAGGCATGTCGTTAAGTCATTCACGGGATTCATGGCGTATACTAACGCGGATACTGGTTGGCATGACTTTGTAGTTGACATACCTGATTATGTGCCTAATTGGATCAACATAGTGCTTGGTCCTGCTGGTGTGTCAGCATCACCAATGCTTGGTAAGAAGGTCATTGAGTTATTAATGCAGTCAGGGCTTAGGCTTGAACCTAAGAGGAACTTCGACCCAAGGGCTAGGAGGGGTGTATTATCATGA
- a CDS encoding elongation factor EF-2 — translation MAVRIIEKKIEDILSMMRNPAQVRNAGTLAHVDHGKTTTTDSLLMGAGLLSPKVAGKALAMDYVEIEQLRQMTVKSANISLYFEYEGKPYIINFVDTPGHVDFTGHVTRSLRVMDGALVVVDAVEGVMTQTETVVRQAMEEMVRPVLFINKIDRLIKELRLNPNEIQERIIEIVKDFNNLIDMYADPNFKDKWKVDPSKGQVALGSALNKWGVTIPQAAKAGLKFSNIVDAYEKNYVDELAQEFPLYRAILNMIVEHVPPPNVAQRYRIPKIWRGDINSPLGKALLEADPDGPTVIAVSKMNKDPHAGLIATGRVFSGTIREGDEVYLINAKTSKRVLQTYLYMGPNRIVIPEVPAGNIVALLGVDDARAGETIVASSIKDVAAPFERMKYISEPVVTVAIEPKNPNDLAKLVEGLKELTIEDPTLSLKIDEETGQILLSGVGTLHLEIATWLLKERTKLDFAVSQPLVRFREAVRTTSPTFEGKSPNKHNRLYISVEPLDEETIRLIQYGEVTDDQDPRERAKILREKAGWDTDEARGIWTVDEQYINVLVDKTTGIQYLREIRDYIVQGFRWSIQTGPLAQEPVRGIKVILHDAVVHEDPAHRGPAQIMPATKNAIMAGILAARPTLLEPVLSIEAKTTQENIGSVIGVLNRHRGKVIDMVQSEYMVTIKGEIPVIESFTLSDELRSATAGRVFWSLQFSRWSPVPENMLVDIVMKIRERKGLPKEIPKVEDFISQY, via the coding sequence ATGGCAGTTAGGATTATCGAGAAGAAAATCGAGGATATACTATCAATGATGCGAAATCCTGCCCAGGTTAGAAATGCAGGTACCCTGGCGCATGTTGATCATGGTAAGACAACCACAACAGACTCATTACTAATGGGTGCTGGTTTACTAAGCCCTAAGGTTGCTGGTAAGGCCCTTGCTATGGATTATGTTGAGATAGAGCAATTACGACAAATGACTGTTAAGTCTGCTAATATAAGTCTATACTTTGAGTATGAGGGTAAGCCATATATAATCAACTTTGTTGATACGCCAGGGCATGTTGACTTCACGGGTCATGTTACGAGGTCTCTCAGGGTTATGGATGGCGCACTCGTCGTTGTTGACGCCGTTGAGGGTGTCATGACACAGACAGAGACTGTGGTTAGGCAGGCAATGGAGGAGATGGTTAGGCCTGTGCTCTTTATTAATAAGATTGATAGATTAATCAAGGAGCTTAGGCTTAATCCAAATGAGATCCAGGAAAGGATTATTGAGATAGTTAAGGACTTCAATAATTTAATAGATATGTATGCTGATCCGAATTTCAAGGATAAGTGGAAGGTTGATCCATCAAAAGGTCAGGTAGCGCTGGGTTCGGCACTGAATAAGTGGGGAGTAACGATACCGCAAGCCGCAAAGGCAGGTCTTAAATTCAGTAATATTGTTGATGCCTATGAGAAGAATTACGTTGATGAATTAGCCCAGGAATTTCCACTGTATAGGGCTATCCTAAACATGATTGTTGAGCATGTACCACCACCAAACGTTGCTCAGAGATATAGAATACCAAAGATTTGGAGAGGTGACATAAACTCACCACTTGGTAAGGCATTGCTTGAGGCTGACCCAGATGGACCAACCGTAATAGCTGTTAGTAAGATGAATAAGGACCCACATGCAGGTTTGATAGCTACTGGCAGGGTGTTTAGTGGCACTATTAGGGAGGGTGACGAGGTCTACCTAATAAATGCCAAGACTTCCAAGAGGGTCTTACAGACATACCTATACATGGGTCCAAATAGAATAGTGATACCTGAGGTACCTGCTGGCAACATAGTTGCTTTATTGGGTGTTGATGATGCGAGGGCTGGTGAGACCATTGTAGCTTCATCAATTAAGGACGTGGCTGCACCATTTGAGAGAATGAAGTATATAAGCGAGCCCGTAGTCACAGTCGCAATAGAACCCAAGAATCCAAATGACCTTGCAAAGCTTGTTGAAGGTCTTAAGGAGTTAACTATTGAAGATCCAACACTTAGCTTAAAGATTGATGAGGAGACTGGACAGATATTACTTAGTGGCGTTGGTACACTTCATCTCGAAATTGCCACGTGGTTGCTTAAGGAGAGGACTAAGCTTGATTTCGCAGTATCACAACCATTGGTCAGGTTTAGGGAGGCCGTTAGGACTACATCGCCTACCTTCGAGGGCAAGTCACCAAATAAGCACAATAGGCTATACATAAGTGTTGAGCCGCTTGATGAGGAGACCATTAGGTTAATTCAATACGGTGAGGTTACTGATGACCAGGATCCAAGGGAGAGAGCCAAGATACTTAGGGAGAAGGCTGGTTGGGATACTGATGAGGCTAGGGGCATTTGGACCGTTGACGAGCAGTACATTAATGTCCTTGTTGATAAAACAACAGGTATTCAGTACCTTAGGGAGATTCGGGACTACATAGTGCAGGGCTTTAGGTGGTCAATACAAACAGGCCCATTAGCTCAGGAACCAGTTAGAGGAATAAAGGTAATACTCCATGATGCTGTCGTTCACGAGGATCCAGCACATAGAGGTCCAGCCCAGATAATGCCAGCAACGAAGAACGCCATAATGGCTGGAATACTCGCAGCAAGACCAACACTGCTTGAACCTGTGCTTTCCATAGAGGCTAAGACGACCCAGGAAAACATTGGCTCAGTAATTGGCGTGTTGAATAGGCATAGGGGTAAGGTTATTGATATGGTGCAGTCTGAGTACATGGTTACGATTAAGGGTGAGATACCCGTCATTGAATCATTTACCCTAAGCGACGAGTTGAGAAGTGCCACCGCAGGTAGAGTGTTCTGGAGCCTTCAGTTCTCAAGGTGGTCGCCAGTTCCTGAGAACATGCTTGTTGATATAGTAATGAAGATTAGGGAGAGGAAGGGGTTGCCTAAGGAGATTCCGAAGGTTGAGGACTTCATATCGCAGTACTAA
- a CDS encoding radical SAM protein: MITRISHITYYIDIKSAYVQYMGCNFHCPWCIRKLTPWDHHLSNNELTRLRFQGLLSTDEFLGIINDAIAKYGLEEAVLGGEEPTIDPALPMIIKELSNRKLRIRLLTNAYEINNELLNELKLCGDCEVIIGIKTLDPKKHIKYTGKPLEPVLRNTGRLLESGIKVIFETVLIPGLNDINDIEEIAKYLAGIAKDPTLIIDPLIPIPGTPWRRPTQEELNDAMSRVGRYVRVMTHEKIGRSSRVVVLYPRL; encoded by the coding sequence GTGATAACAAGGATAAGTCACATAACGTATTACATCGATATAAAATCAGCCTATGTACAATACATGGGTTGTAATTTCCACTGTCCATGGTGCATAAGGAAACTAACGCCATGGGATCATCATCTAAGTAATAACGAATTGACTAGACTGAGGTTTCAGGGATTGTTAAGCACGGATGAATTCCTGGGAATAATCAATGATGCAATAGCTAAATATGGCCTAGAGGAGGCTGTTCTCGGTGGCGAAGAACCAACAATTGATCCAGCTTTACCTATGATAATTAAGGAGTTGAGTAATAGGAAACTAAGAATAAGATTACTAACCAACGCCTACGAAATAAACAATGAATTACTCAATGAGTTAAAATTGTGCGGTGATTGTGAAGTCATCATTGGGATCAAGACCCTTGATCCAAAAAAGCACATCAAGTATACGGGCAAACCCCTTGAACCTGTACTAAGGAATACGGGGCGATTACTGGAGAGTGGTATTAAGGTTATTTTTGAGACCGTGTTAATACCTGGGCTAAACGATATTAATGACATTGAGGAAATAGCGAAATACCTAGCAGGTATTGCAAAGGACCCAACTCTAATAATTGATCCATTAATACCAATACCAGGCACACCCTGGAGAAGACCAACTCAGGAGGAATTAAATGATGCAATGAGTAGGGTAGGTAGGTATGTCAGGGTAATGACCCATGAAAAAATCGGAAGATCCAGTAGAGTGGTTGTACTATATCCGAGACTTTAA
- a CDS encoding aminotransferase-like domain-containing protein yields the protein MDLNQFLSDRSKLMKASEIRELLKWVTENVISFGGGMPDPSSFPVKEIIEITRDVLSTKAERALQYGTTGGILELREELIRFMNKEGIKIDKPENIIITVGSQEALDIIGRLFINPGDYIITESPTYLAALQAFRIYGPRIIGIPMDNEGIKIDALEDTIRKIIDNGTKPKFIYVVPTGQNPTGITMSMERRKALLNIASRYDLLIIEDDPYGYIYFGDDHPPARLKAMDSEDRVIYLSTFSKIAAPGLRLGWVAASSEVIRWFELAKQSIDLHTSTLNQYIAVELLRRGIIERNIPRIKEIYRSKRDLMLQALSEYMPDGVTWTRPSAGMFIWLTTPEKIDTGEMLGVAVKKYGVAYVPGKSFYPSEDRHNDMRLNFTYPTPQQIFEGIKRLALTIREYLSQ from the coding sequence ATGGACCTCAATCAATTCTTGTCGGATAGGTCAAAACTAATGAAAGCTTCTGAAATCAGGGAATTATTGAAGTGGGTTACTGAAAACGTGATATCCTTTGGAGGTGGGATGCCTGATCCATCATCTTTCCCTGTTAAGGAAATAATAGAAATAACGAGAGATGTGCTATCCACAAAAGCTGAGAGGGCTCTTCAATATGGAACAACAGGTGGCATTTTAGAATTGAGGGAGGAATTGATAAGGTTCATGAATAAGGAGGGGATTAAGATCGATAAACCTGAGAATATAATAATTACAGTTGGTAGTCAGGAGGCACTTGATATAATTGGCAGGTTATTCATTAATCCAGGGGATTACATAATAACCGAGAGCCCCACGTACTTAGCTGCCTTACAGGCTTTTAGGATTTATGGACCTAGGATAATCGGTATACCCATGGATAATGAGGGCATCAAAATAGATGCTCTCGAGGATACTATTAGGAAGATAATTGATAATGGTACTAAGCCGAAGTTTATATACGTAGTGCCTACTGGGCAGAATCCAACGGGCATTACAATGAGTATGGAAAGGAGGAAGGCATTACTTAATATAGCCAGTAGGTATGACCTACTGATAATTGAAGATGACCCATATGGCTATATCTACTTTGGTGATGACCACCCACCAGCAAGGCTTAAGGCAATGGATAGTGAGGACAGGGTGATTTACTTATCTACATTTAGTAAGATAGCCGCACCTGGACTTAGGCTTGGTTGGGTCGCGGCAAGCAGTGAGGTAATTAGGTGGTTTGAACTTGCTAAGCAGTCCATTGACCTGCACACATCAACACTTAATCAGTACATTGCTGTTGAATTATTAAGGAGAGGTATTATTGAGAGGAATATACCGAGAATAAAGGAGATCTATAGGTCGAAGAGAGACCTAATGCTTCAAGCATTGAGTGAGTACATGCCTGATGGTGTCACTTGGACCAGGCCATCGGCTGGCATGTTCATTTGGTTAACAACACCTGAGAAGATTGATACTGGTGAAATGCTTGGCGTGGCTGTTAAGAAGTATGGCGTGGCTTACGTACCTGGTAAGTCATTTTACCCAAGTGAGGATAGGCATAATGATATGAGACTCAACTTCACATACCCAACACCACAGCAGATCTTTGAGGGTATAAAGAGACTAGCATTAACCATTAGGGAGTACTTGTCTCAGTAG
- a CDS encoding Mrp/NBP35 family ATP-binding protein has protein sequence MSSQGSQGGGKIKVSVQKAGPLDTGEIAQTMKTIKTKFAIMSGKGGVGKSFVTASLALGFAMRGYRIGVLDADVYGPTVPKLLGLVGANLYLSEDEKIIPAEGPFGIKVVSMDFLLPTEDTAVIWRGPLVDRAIKDFLGSVLWGDLDALFIDLPPGTGDAPLTIAQTLANEMTGSIIVTAPSDVSKRIVQKAIDFSRKVKIPIVGIIENMCCFYCPESGKTYYVFGRLIGKEMADKYGVPYLGMVPLDPRIGESNDLGEPFLMKYSTSDTARAIFSIVDTVIAMYKDKLEAKTETPTKKQIKSLLKLPGEEEGEGES, from the coding sequence ATGTCATCACAAGGTAGTCAAGGCGGGGGTAAGATAAAGGTATCCGTGCAGAAGGCAGGTCCATTAGACACTGGAGAAATTGCGCAAACCATGAAGACCATTAAAACAAAATTTGCAATAATGAGTGGTAAGGGTGGTGTTGGTAAGAGCTTCGTTACTGCGAGTCTAGCGCTGGGTTTTGCAATGAGGGGTTATAGGATTGGTGTGCTTGATGCTGATGTTTACGGTCCAACAGTACCAAAGTTACTCGGCCTAGTTGGTGCTAACCTTTACCTTAGTGAGGATGAGAAGATAATACCTGCCGAAGGCCCATTTGGCATAAAGGTAGTTTCCATGGACTTCCTATTACCAACCGAAGATACTGCCGTAATTTGGAGGGGCCCATTAGTTGATAGAGCCATTAAGGACTTCCTGGGTAGTGTTCTTTGGGGCGATTTAGACGCGTTATTCATAGATTTACCGCCGGGCACAGGTGATGCTCCATTAACAATAGCTCAAACCCTTGCTAATGAAATGACAGGTAGCATAATAGTCACTGCGCCAAGTGATGTCTCAAAGAGGATTGTGCAGAAGGCTATTGATTTCTCAAGGAAGGTGAAAATACCGATAGTTGGCATAATTGAGAACATGTGTTGTTTCTATTGTCCTGAATCTGGTAAGACTTACTATGTGTTTGGTAGATTAATTGGTAAGGAAATGGCTGATAAGTATGGCGTGCCGTACCTTGGCATGGTACCACTTGACCCAAGGATCGGTGAATCAAATGACTTAGGTGAACCCTTCCTAATGAAGTACTCCACCTCAGATACTGCTAGGGCTATATTTAGCATTGTTGATACAGTAATAGCAATGTATAAAGATAAGCTTGAAGCTAAGACTGAGACACCAACTAAGAAACAAATAAAGTCATTGCTTAAATTGCCAGGCGAGGAGGAAGGCGAGGGAGAGTCATAA
- a CDS encoding MaoC family dehydratase, which yields MKMRSQGLTVTETHIIQFSGLTGDYNPLHVDDVFAKETIFEGRVAHGLLIQALAVGLFAPLVAGTTIALIEVSSKFLRPVKIGDTIYVESEVVDKKPSEKYNGGIITFRHEVKNQRGETVATIETKLLIARGLAIRKNALKA from the coding sequence ATGAAAATGAGGTCACAGGGATTAACAGTCACTGAGACCCATATCATCCAGTTTTCTGGATTAACGGGAGATTACAACCCATTACACGTTGATGATGTGTTTGCAAAAGAGACCATATTTGAGGGTAGGGTCGCCCATGGACTACTGATCCAAGCCCTCGCCGTTGGTCTATTCGCACCGTTAGTTGCTGGGACAACGATAGCATTAATTGAGGTTAGCTCGAAATTTTTAAGGCCAGTTAAGATTGGTGACACGATATACGTCGAGTCCGAGGTCGTTGATAAGAAACCAAGCGAGAAGTACAATGGTGGTATAATAACATTCAGGCATGAAGTTAAGAATCAAAGAGGAGAGACAGTAGCTACAATAGAGACGAAGCTCCTAATAGCAAGGGGATTAGCAATAAGGAAGAATGCATTAAAGGCGTAA